One genomic segment of Panicum virgatum strain AP13 chromosome 2N, P.virgatum_v5, whole genome shotgun sequence includes these proteins:
- the LOC120661064 gene encoding uncharacterized protein LOC120661064 has protein sequence MRAISSAAGGMLRARLRGAARVRGGGEGAGRWTTPGHEEQPKGYLFNRPPPPPGESREWEDWELPCYVTSFLTVVILGVGLNAKPDLTIETWAHEKALERLQQQELAAAEAQAE, from the coding sequence ATGCGGGCGATCTCGTCGGCGGCGGGTGGGATGCTGCGGGCGCGGCTGCGCGGGGCCGcgcgcgtccgcggcggcggcgagggggccgGGCGATGGACGACCCCGGGGCACGAGGAGCAGCCCAAGGGGTATCTCTTcaacaggccgccgccgccgccgggggagtCGCGCGAGTGGGAGGACTGGGAGCTGCCCTGCTACGTAACCTCCTTCCTCACCGTCGTCATCCTCGGCGTCGGGCTCAACGCCAAGCCCGACCTCACCATCGAGACCTGGGCGCACGAGAAGGCGCTCGAGCGCCTCCAGCAgcaggagctcgccgccgccgaagcccaGGCTGAGTGA